From Kaistella polysaccharea:
GGGAATTTCAAGAAGTCTACATTAGTACAACAATTAACATTAATCATAAATCACAATTCAAAATTTAATAAAAAATACTTTACAACTATTGACAATGTCGAAAAAAAAGACTAACTTTGATAACGCCTTCAGCTTACAAATAATAAAAAATAAGGAAGTATTTCTACTATAAAATATTATTTGTAAGCTGAAGGCAAAGTATAAGAGCAATGCGTTAAAAAAACTAGTTTTTTTAACGCATTGCTCTTATTTTAATTATAAACATGCTTTGTGAAATATCTTTAAAGGTTTAACTTAATTTATAAAAATATTATATGAAATTACTTTTTTTGAATTTTCAAGTTTTTCTATTTTACACTCTATAAATTATTGAAAACTAAACTCTTCCTTCTAACATTTGTAACTTTAACAACTTTACTCTTCGGACAAACAGCAGAAAGAATTGCTGCAGTTCGCAAAAAGGTTGAAGCCATCAATACAGAAAAAAATTATCAGATCAAAAAATTAGATAACGACTATTTTGTGAACGTAAAAAATGAAACAACTGATGGCGGACAAGAACTTTCCGGTTATTATAAAAATGGAAAACTAAAAAAAATCGTTTACAGTTTCGGATTTTCTTACGGAATGAAAACCTGCGAATATTTCTTTTCAGACGATGAATTAATTTTCGTTTTCGAAAAGCAGGATCAATTTGCAGCTATAAAAGACCAATCAAATCAAGTAACTGGATTGGATCACACAAAACTAGAATCCATTTACATAGGTCGGTTTTATTTCGAAAACTCCAAATTATTTTCAATCAAGCAAACTGAAAAAGAGATTTTCACTCAAATGGATAAGAAAAGTAAAGAGGCAGAACTTTTAAAAGACAGTAAAGTTTTCCGTCTTGAATTACAGAAAGCAAAAAGCAAGTAAGAGCGTTGGATTAAAAAGCTAAATCAATATGAATATATTTAAATCCATTATCAACAGCGTCAAAAAATTAGGTACAAATGATAAAACTGAAAAACGCAGAGATCGATTTACTGCAAAAAAAATTCAATTGGAAGAGTTATCTGAAGAACTCAATCTGGTCCTGGAGGGTAAAACCGACTTTAATTTTATTGGAATCACTGCAAATGGATACGACAGTCTCTTTTTCGTCCGGAATGACGAGAAATTTAATGTAGAGTTTAGGGCACTTAAAAAGATTCAGCTCCCTTACTTAGAACTGTTAGAAAAATTTGCTTCGAAAAACCATATCAAGTTTGAAACAGAAAAATTAGATAGAATCCCCTATTTAAGTTTTAAAACAAACACGAGTATCCCAGAAACGGTTGAGTTTGCAAAACGTATTCAAAGAGAAGTTTTTGGAAATAATGACAGTACAATATATAAAGTGATTCCTTAATTAAAACTAAGGCATTAACTAAAATGCAGAATCAATTTTAAAACAACAATTACAGCTCTTACAAACTCGCATTCTGCTATTAAATCATAAAGTTGAAAATTTTTGATTTTCAGAACTTAGGTGCACTTTTAAAAGTATTATTTTTCTTAAACTAATGTCACCTCTATATTTAAAATAGTTTTTTATTAACTTTAAATAGTATAGTGCAAATTAACCTTTTGTGACTTTTGTGGTTTAAAACTCCCACAACTGCTCTATATAATAAACCAACCAAATGAAAGCAATCCATATCACAAAATCCGGTGGACCGGAAGTTTTACAATTACAGGAAACTCCAAAACCAACACCGGCAGAAAATCAGGTGCTTATTAAAGTAAAAGCCGCAGGAGTCAATCGCAGCGATATTATCACGCGACAAAACACAGCCACTTACGGCAAAGGTTCGCCGACCACTTTAATTCCCGGCTTAGAAGTTTCGGGCGAAATAACAGAAATCGGTTCCGCCGTAAAAGATAAAAAAGTCGGCGATAAAGTCTGCGCACTCATTGCAGACGGCGGTTATGCCGAATATGTAACAGTCGACAGTTCCCACTGTCTTCCCATTCCCGAAGGAATCGGTTTGACCGACGCGGCGGCAATTCCCGAAACGGTTTTTACGGTTTGGTTTAACGTCTTTCATTTGGGCAAACTTCAACCGCGTGAAAAATTATTGATCCACGGCGGAACCAGCGGCATCGGAACCATGGGCTTGCAAATGGCAAAAGCGTGGGGCTGCAAAACCTACTCTACTGCAGGAACGGATGAAAAAGTGGATTTCCTCCAAAAAATGGGCGTTGACAAAGTCATCAACTACAAAAAAGAGGCTTTCGAAGAATTTCTGAAAGACGAGAAAATCGATGTCATCTTAGACATGGTCGGTGGAGATTACACCCAAAAGAATCTCGAAATTCTGAATAAAAAAGGCCGACTTTGTTACATCAACGGCATGAAAAGCATGGATGTGAATATTAATCTGCTCACCATTATGGCGAAGAATCTCACGGTGACGGGAAGTTTTCTAAAACCCCAAACCGCCGACGTAAAAACCCAGATCGCCAAAGACGTCGAAAAAAATATCTGGCCGATGTTTCATTCAAAAGAAATTCATCCCATCATCTACAAAACCTTCCCGCTCGCTGAAGCGGCCGAAGCCCACCGATTAATGGAAAGCAGCGAACATATCGGTAAGATTTTGTTGACGATGGATTAGGGAGAATTTGAGAATGTGCTAATGTGGCAATTTGAGAATTTGGCAATTTGAGAATTTTAAAAACTAGTTCCCATACGACCTAGGAAACGGAGCCGTTAAGAAAATTAGAATTTGGGCCGCTAAAAAACCGACGAAGGAGGTTCGCCGATTCAAATAAAATAATAAAAAGTGGTGAGGCAAATTTCCAGTGTTTGAGTGGCGGCAAAAATCTTTAATCGAAGAAAAAAACTAACATTTCCGCCCGAGTTTGGAAATTTTAGGATCAAGTTCTAATTTTTAGGTGAGTTTCCAGTCTTGATTTTTTGGTTCTTTTTTATCAAGAAAAAAGAATGAAGAGTAAAAAAGATTATATAAGATATGGGAAATTGAGATTCCACGCTCCACTTTGTTCCGCTCTGAATGACAAAATTCATCAGTTTCAAACAAACTCGTATTTGAATGACTTAGGAAACGGAGCTGTTAAAAAAATTAGAAATTAATTCGTGAAGAAACCGACGAAGGAGGTTGGCCGATTCAAAAAAAAAAATAAAATATAGTGAGGCAAACTTCCAGTGTTTGAGTGGCGGAAAAAATCTTTAATAGAAGAGACAATTAAAGTTTCCGCCCGAGTTTGGTAGTCTTAGAATTAAATTCTAATTTTAGGTAAGTTTCTGGTCTTGATTTTTTGGTTCTTTTTTATCAAGAAAAATGAATGAAGAATAAATATTAATTTGTGAATGTGATAATTGGAAAAATTTTTTCCATTCTTGTTCGTCGTGGCGGATGATTCTTTTTTATCAAAAAAAACAATACAATAAAATAATATAGATCAATGAAAAATTTTTTTGAATTAATAACAGAATCAATCGGTTGGTTACAAATCGTAGCGTCACCCTTTCTTATTGGGATTATAATTGGAGCTTTAATTTATTTCCCCAATCCAAGTTCAATCACTCTTATTTTAGGAATTATTGCAGCTATTTTAGGATTGGTTTTAGGTATTATGTGGGCAAAC
This genomic window contains:
- a CDS encoding NAD(P)H-quinone oxidoreductase, with protein sequence MKAIHITKSGGPEVLQLQETPKPTPAENQVLIKVKAAGVNRSDIITRQNTATYGKGSPTTLIPGLEVSGEITEIGSAVKDKKVGDKVCALIADGGYAEYVTVDSSHCLPIPEGIGLTDAAAIPETVFTVWFNVFHLGKLQPREKLLIHGGTSGIGTMGLQMAKAWGCKTYSTAGTDEKVDFLQKMGVDKVINYKKEAFEEFLKDEKIDVILDMVGGDYTQKNLEILNKKGRLCYINGMKSMDVNINLLTIMAKNLTVTGSFLKPQTADVKTQIAKDVEKNIWPMFHSKEIHPIIYKTFPLAEAAEAHRLMESSEHIGKILLTMD